One region of Lampris incognitus isolate fLamInc1 chromosome 4, fLamInc1.hap2, whole genome shotgun sequence genomic DNA includes:
- the LOC130111966 gene encoding putative protein CRIPAK, translated as MASVSSASLPAGTPITCPARHTPALHATLLPCTPHSCPARPTLHATLLPCTPHSCPARHTPALHATLLPCTPLTCPARHSPALHATLLPRTPLTCPARHSPALHATHLPCTPHSCPARHSPALHATHLPRTPLTCPARHTPAPHATHLPRTPNTCPARHTPALHATHLPCTPHSCPARHTPAPHATHLPCTPLTCPARHTPALHATHLPCTPHACPARQTPALHATHLPCTPNACPARHTACPARHTPALHATRLPLTPLTCPAPLFIGAQETGLRPQIEPSAPITTWKVSFQVCVKPCEKPQRAHQEQHHHQDEPSHTSTHTYYTFTL; from the coding sequence ATGGCGTCTGTGAGCTCTGCTTCTCTCCCGGCTGGCACACCAATCACCTGCCCTGCACGCCACACTCCTGCCCTGCACGCCACACTCCTGCCCTGCACGCCACACTCCTGCCCTGCACGCCCTACCCTGCACGCCACACTCCTGCCCTGCACGCCACACTCCTGCCCTGCACGCCACACACCTGCCCTGCACGCCACACTCCTGCCCTGCACGCCACTCACCTGCCCTGCACGCCACTCACCTGCCCTGCACGCCACACTCCTGCCCCGCACGCCACTCACCTGCCCCGCACGCCACTCACCTGCCCTGCACGCCACTCACCTGCCCTGCACGCCACACTCCTGCCCCGCACGCCACTCACCTGCCCTGCACGCCACTCACCTGCCCCGCACGCCACTCACCTGCCCTGCACGCCACACTCCTGCCCCGCACGCCACACACCTGCCCCGCACGCCAAACACCTGCCCTGCACGCCACACTCCTGCCCTGCACGCCACTCACCTGCCCTGCACGCCACACTCCTGCCCCGCACGCCACACACCTGCCCCGCACGCCACTCACCTGCCCTGCACGCCACTCACCTGCCCTGCACGCCACACACCTGCCCTGCACGCCACTCACCTGCCCTGCACGCCACACGCCTGCCCTGCACGCCAAACGCCTGCCCTGCACGCCACACACCTGCCCTGCACGCCAAACGCCTGCCCTGCACGCCACACCGCCTGCCCTGCACGCCACACACCTGCCCTGCACGCCACACGCCTGCCCCTCACGCCACTCACCTGCCCTGCACCTCTGTTCATTGGTGCTCAGGAGACAGGTTTACGACCCCAAATAGAGCCCAGTGCACCAATCACAACATGGAAAGTGTCTTTCCAGGTCTGTGTAAAACCCTGTGAAAAACCACAGAGAGCCCACCAAGAACAGCACCACCACCAGGATGAGCCATCACATACATCCACTCACACATACTACACTTTCACCCTGTGA